A genomic window from Streptomyces sp. NBC_01429 includes:
- a CDS encoding alpha-L-fucosidase, which produces MTDDIMLSPSPEAADEIGALTGVRPSARQVAWQSMEFYAFVHFGMNTMTDREWGTGGEDPALFAPSDLDVDQWMSTFAAAGMTGAILTVKHHDGFCLWPSRLTAHSVAASGWRGGKGDLVRLVADAARRHGLKFGVYLSPWDRTEPSYGSGTSYDDFFVGQLEELLSHYGEVFSVWFDGANGEGADGAHQEYDWERYYAVVRRLQPDAVISVCGPDVRWCGNEAGHTRPDEWSVVPAALRDVERIADHSQRVDDGAFSRLVRSGDEDLGSRAALAGRLDDLVWYPAEVNTSIRPGWFYHEHEDGSVRSADELFDLWCDAVGGNACLLLNVPPDARGLVAAPDVAALTGLGERVRAFRNGVLDADVTLSSGAPRTHAGGPVADRSALARLAGDAAAPEAWHPEASDAAPTLSLVLTGPTEVGAVVIREDITQGQRIERVVVIGVADGREQVMAGADSVGYQRILRFPPRVVDEVRVRIEASRGLPAIRAVAAVGAGAARSRG; this is translated from the coding sequence ATGACCGATGACATCATGCTCTCTCCTTCCCCTGAGGCCGCCGACGAGATCGGGGCGTTGACCGGAGTTCGGCCCAGCGCGCGACAGGTGGCGTGGCAGTCCATGGAGTTCTACGCCTTCGTCCACTTCGGCATGAACACGATGACCGACCGGGAGTGGGGGACGGGTGGCGAGGATCCGGCTCTGTTCGCCCCGTCCGACTTGGACGTCGATCAATGGATGTCGACGTTCGCCGCGGCGGGGATGACCGGCGCCATCCTCACGGTCAAGCATCACGACGGCTTCTGCCTCTGGCCCTCGCGGCTGACCGCGCACTCCGTCGCCGCCTCCGGATGGCGAGGCGGAAAGGGCGACCTGGTGCGACTCGTGGCCGACGCGGCGCGACGGCACGGCCTCAAGTTCGGCGTCTACCTGTCGCCCTGGGACCGCACGGAGCCGTCGTACGGCTCGGGGACCTCGTACGACGACTTCTTCGTGGGCCAGTTGGAGGAGTTGTTGTCCCATTACGGCGAGGTGTTCTCGGTGTGGTTCGACGGTGCCAACGGCGAGGGGGCTGACGGTGCGCACCAGGAGTACGACTGGGAGCGCTACTACGCGGTCGTCCGGCGGCTGCAACCCGATGCGGTGATCTCTGTCTGCGGGCCGGACGTTCGGTGGTGCGGCAACGAGGCCGGACACACGCGCCCGGATGAATGGAGCGTCGTGCCCGCTGCGCTGCGCGACGTCGAGCGCATCGCCGATCACTCGCAGCGCGTCGATGACGGAGCCTTTTCGCGGCTCGTCCGGAGCGGCGACGAGGACTTGGGCAGCAGAGCGGCCCTCGCCGGCCGACTTGACGATCTCGTGTGGTACCCCGCCGAGGTGAACACGTCCATCCGGCCGGGGTGGTTCTACCACGAGCACGAGGACGGCTCCGTTCGCTCCGCTGACGAACTTTTCGATCTGTGGTGTGACGCGGTCGGCGGGAACGCGTGTCTGCTGCTCAACGTGCCCCCCGACGCCCGTGGCCTCGTGGCCGCTCCCGACGTTGCCGCACTGACGGGGTTGGGCGAACGCGTCCGGGCGTTCCGTAACGGAGTGCTGGACGCGGACGTCACCCTGTCGTCCGGGGCGCCGCGCACGCACGCGGGCGGGCCGGTGGCCGACCGGTCCGCGCTCGCACGGTTGGCCGGGGATGCGGCGGCTCCGGAAGCGTGGCATCCGGAGGCGTCCGATGCCGCGCCCACCCTCTCGCTCGTCCTCACCGGCCCCACCGAGGTCGGCGCCGTGGTCATCCGCGAGGACATCACCCAGGGGCAGCGCATCGAACGGGTCGTGGTGATCGGGGTCGCCGATGGGCGCGAACAGGTGATGGCCGGGGCGGACTCGGTCGGCTACCAGCGCATCCTGCGTTTCCCCCCGCGCGTCGTCGACGAGGTCAGGGTCAGGATCGAGGCGTCCCGCGGCCTTCCCGCGATCCGCGCCGTCGCGGCGGTCGGTGCCGGCGCTGCGCGGTCTCGCGGTTGA
- a CDS encoding ROK family transcriptional regulator: MESTPDDLTARSGAGPGWPRLHPTTQAAYNRILWNGGLSKSEVATKLGLSRTRMTTIARDLEAAGLIVEGGKEQRASTGRPADMLLATTDLFHFLGVHVRAGELVAAGIDLTNKVVWERRRHVDELSASVIGAHCRDWLDEAKASGLRVAALAVCGSAERIDGAAEGVGLHAVAPETARSAWEREFGIPVWAEDDVVALTAFEQWPRLAEGEDSMALISLGREIGFGLVADRKIILGAHRRAGRFSHVQVAYDGVRCPLGHRGCLWAESSTTSIVDGVDGARTFGEVIERAEAGERVARERLARAARGIGAAAGHILNLLDPDKVILTGDSPSVLDSRAEDFEEGMRSVYAAPDPPVIEVTTFDFLEWARAAAGLALYRRLAESEH; the protein is encoded by the coding sequence GTGGAAAGCACACCTGACGACCTCACCGCGCGTTCCGGGGCCGGCCCCGGATGGCCGCGACTGCACCCGACGACGCAGGCGGCGTACAACCGCATCCTGTGGAACGGTGGGCTCTCCAAGAGCGAGGTGGCGACGAAGCTCGGGCTGTCCCGCACCCGGATGACGACGATCGCACGAGATCTCGAGGCCGCGGGCCTCATCGTCGAAGGCGGCAAGGAGCAGCGGGCGAGCACGGGCCGCCCCGCGGACATGCTGCTGGCCACGACCGATCTCTTCCACTTCCTCGGCGTACACGTCCGTGCCGGTGAGCTCGTCGCGGCGGGGATCGATCTGACCAACAAGGTGGTCTGGGAGCGCCGGCGGCATGTCGACGAGCTGAGCGCTTCAGTCATCGGCGCGCACTGCCGCGACTGGCTGGACGAGGCGAAGGCGAGCGGGCTGCGGGTGGCCGCGCTGGCCGTGTGCGGCTCCGCGGAGCGGATAGACGGGGCCGCGGAAGGCGTCGGGCTCCACGCCGTGGCCCCCGAGACGGCCCGTTCCGCGTGGGAGCGGGAGTTCGGTATCCCGGTGTGGGCCGAGGACGACGTCGTGGCGCTCACCGCGTTCGAGCAATGGCCGCGCCTGGCCGAGGGGGAAGACAGCATGGCGCTCATCTCGCTCGGCCGGGAAATCGGGTTCGGCCTGGTGGCCGACCGCAAGATCATCCTCGGCGCGCACCGCAGGGCGGGCAGGTTCTCGCACGTCCAGGTCGCGTACGACGGTGTGCGGTGTCCTCTCGGCCATCGCGGTTGCCTCTGGGCGGAGAGTTCCACGACCTCGATCGTGGACGGTGTCGACGGCGCCCGGACATTCGGTGAGGTCATCGAGCGCGCCGAGGCGGGTGAGCGGGTGGCGCGCGAGCGGCTGGCACGCGCCGCGCGCGGAATCGGTGCGGCGGCCGGACACATCCTGAATCTGCTCGACCCCGACAAGGTGATCCTGACGGGCGACAGCCCGTCGGTCCTCGACTCGCGCGCCGAGGACTTCGAGGAGGGGATGCGCTCGGTGTATGCCGCGCCGGACCCGCCGGTTATCGAGGTCACGACGTTCGACTTCCTCGAGTGGGCGCGGGCGGCGGCCGGCCTGGCCCTCTACCGGCGGCTCGCCGAATCCGAGCACTGA
- a CDS encoding ABC transporter substrate-binding protein, producing MRTRKPRKILAAAIGTAVTALLVPACSVGAASDGKVTLRYWAWAPGSATEVKEFNRTHPNIKVVHTDAGGGDTSSAKLLAAVRAGNAPDLALVENTSLPRMIVSGATKDITDHVSDVKKEYAPGSWAQTTFSGRTYALPQDVGPMALLYRKDVFDKYGVAAPRTWADFREAAARIKARNPKLTMASLAPDGWGWYAAVAAQAGDDWWSIDEDKWSVDIDGENSRKVLEFFQGMYEDGLVAADPQLTPTYNQKLNDGTMLSWPSAVWAPGVIHGVAPRTAGKWALAPLPRWNADDPTVSFQGGSSVMVTAHSEHPKEAAEFAKWLNASDEGAKMILNVQNGYPAALSGQKAAASQKPPALMPQQTDYYRITAEIAKHTRPVTWGPNTNVASAAFTDAMNAAIRNGTSWTHVLTVTQKAVVEDLKKQGFDVNES from the coding sequence ATGCGCACCAGGAAACCCCGCAAGATCCTGGCTGCGGCAATCGGCACAGCCGTTACCGCACTCCTCGTTCCCGCCTGCTCGGTCGGAGCCGCCTCCGACGGCAAGGTCACCTTGCGGTACTGGGCGTGGGCGCCCGGGAGCGCGACGGAAGTCAAGGAGTTCAACCGGACGCATCCCAACATCAAGGTCGTCCACACCGACGCCGGCGGCGGCGACACGTCGTCCGCCAAGCTCCTGGCCGCGGTCCGGGCGGGCAACGCGCCCGACCTCGCGCTCGTGGAGAACACATCACTGCCGCGCATGATCGTCAGTGGGGCGACGAAGGACATCACCGACCACGTCTCCGACGTGAAGAAGGAGTACGCACCCGGCTCGTGGGCGCAGACGACCTTCAGCGGCCGGACCTACGCACTGCCCCAGGACGTCGGTCCCATGGCGCTGCTGTACCGGAAGGACGTCTTCGACAAGTACGGTGTCGCCGCGCCCCGGACGTGGGCGGATTTCCGCGAGGCGGCCGCCAGGATCAAGGCCCGGAACCCGAAGCTCACGATGGCTTCCCTGGCCCCCGACGGATGGGGCTGGTACGCCGCTGTGGCGGCGCAGGCCGGCGATGACTGGTGGTCGATCGACGAGGACAAGTGGAGCGTCGACATCGACGGAGAGAACTCCCGCAAGGTGCTGGAGTTCTTCCAGGGAATGTACGAGGACGGGCTCGTCGCGGCCGATCCGCAACTGACGCCGACGTACAACCAGAAGTTGAATGACGGCACGATGCTCTCCTGGCCCTCCGCCGTGTGGGCTCCCGGCGTCATCCACGGCGTCGCGCCGAGGACCGCGGGCAAGTGGGCGCTCGCCCCCCTGCCCCGGTGGAACGCGGACGACCCGACCGTCTCGTTCCAGGGTGGTTCCTCGGTCATGGTCACCGCCCACTCCGAACACCCCAAGGAGGCAGCGGAGTTCGCGAAGTGGCTCAATGCCAGTGACGAGGGCGCGAAAATGATCCTCAACGTGCAGAACGGCTACCCCGCGGCGCTGTCAGGGCAGAAGGCCGCCGCCTCGCAGAAACCCCCGGCGCTCATGCCGCAGCAGACCGACTACTACAGGATCACCGCTGAGATCGCCAAGCACACGCGCCCGGTGACCTGGGGCCCCAACACGAACGTCGCCTCGGCCGCTTTCACGGATGCGATGAACGCCGCCATCCGGAACGGCACCTCATGGACGCATGTCCTGACCGTCACCCAGAAAGCCGTCGTGGAAGACCTGAAGAAACAGGGATTCGACGTAAACGAGAGCTAG
- a CDS encoding carbohydrate ABC transporter permease has protein sequence MIPVVYALGTSLFAERRIGGGALGIPSTVFVGFDNYLSVLGDNQLVDGLGRLAIYGVIAVPLTLGLALLFALLLDTPGVKLRRFGRTAIFIPYAVPGVVAALMWGFMYLAGTSPFSYVTRSLGWGDIPFLGTSGIYGAIANISIWGAVGFNMLVIYTALRGIPHELIEAARLDGASEIQIALRVKVPLVGPALLLTSIFALLGSLQLYGEPLMLKPLTNTISDTWVPLMSIYQDAFLLGNLHDAAAASIILALGTAAVSLVVLAMVRVSTRRGMR, from the coding sequence GTGATCCCCGTGGTGTACGCGCTGGGCACCAGCCTCTTCGCCGAGCGGCGGATCGGGGGCGGCGCCCTCGGCATTCCCTCCACGGTGTTCGTCGGGTTCGACAACTACCTGTCGGTCCTCGGCGACAACCAGTTGGTCGACGGCCTGGGACGTCTGGCGATCTACGGTGTGATCGCGGTGCCGTTGACCCTCGGCCTCGCCCTGCTGTTCGCCCTGCTCCTTGACACACCGGGCGTGAAGCTGCGGCGTTTCGGGCGCACGGCGATCTTCATCCCCTATGCCGTGCCGGGTGTGGTGGCCGCGTTGATGTGGGGGTTCATGTATCTGGCGGGGACGAGCCCGTTCTCGTACGTCACCCGGTCCCTCGGATGGGGCGACATCCCCTTCCTGGGGACGAGTGGGATCTACGGCGCGATCGCCAACATCTCCATCTGGGGCGCGGTCGGGTTCAACATGCTCGTCATCTACACGGCGTTGCGCGGCATTCCCCACGAACTGATCGAGGCGGCCCGCCTGGACGGGGCGAGCGAGATCCAGATCGCCCTGCGGGTCAAGGTGCCGCTGGTCGGTCCCGCGCTGCTCCTGACCTCGATCTTCGCGCTCCTGGGATCGCTTCAGCTCTACGGCGAGCCGCTGATGCTCAAGCCTCTGACGAACACCATCTCCGACACGTGGGTTCCCCTCATGTCGATCTACCAGGACGCGTTCCTCCTGGGCAATCTCCATGACGCGGCGGCGGCGTCGATCATCCTCGCCCTCGGTACCGCGGCTGTGTCCCTCGTGGTCCTCGCCATGGTCCGCGTCTCGACGAGACGGGGGATGCGATGA
- a CDS encoding carbohydrate ABC transporter permease produces the protein MSTVGQASHGRTKIVPTLVMVAGALYCLLPVVWVFVAASKAPGELFSSFTFAPGTGLLHNLGDLFSHDGGVYGMWALNSLLYAGVGGILSTLVSASAGYAMAKFEFRGGRIFFVAILAGLLIPGITLAVPQYLLMSDLKLAGTQWSVLLPSIISPFGIYLCRVYAASTIPTEMLEAARIDGAGEWRIFRGVVLPLMLPGMVTVFLLQFVGIWNNFLLPYLMLSDTRTFPLTVGLNSLLERGAGSPSLYTLAIVGAALAIVPLIALVLFLQRFWRLDLIAGGVKG, from the coding sequence ATGAGCACGGTCGGCCAAGCGTCGCACGGGCGGACGAAGATCGTCCCCACACTCGTCATGGTGGCGGGCGCGCTCTACTGCCTCCTCCCCGTGGTCTGGGTGTTCGTCGCTGCCAGCAAGGCCCCGGGCGAGCTGTTCAGCTCCTTCACCTTCGCCCCCGGAACCGGTCTGCTCCACAACCTCGGCGACCTCTTCTCCCACGACGGCGGCGTCTACGGAATGTGGGCGTTGAACTCGCTCCTCTACGCGGGCGTGGGAGGCATCCTGTCCACACTCGTGTCGGCCTCCGCCGGTTACGCCATGGCGAAGTTCGAGTTCCGCGGCGGCCGGATCTTCTTCGTCGCGATTCTCGCCGGACTGCTCATCCCCGGCATCACCCTCGCGGTGCCGCAGTACCTGCTGATGTCCGACCTGAAGCTGGCCGGGACACAGTGGTCGGTGCTGCTCCCGAGCATCATCAGCCCGTTCGGCATCTATCTGTGCCGGGTGTACGCCGCGAGCACCATCCCGACGGAGATGCTCGAAGCCGCGCGGATCGACGGCGCCGGCGAGTGGCGGATCTTCCGGGGCGTCGTGCTCCCCCTCATGCTGCCCGGAATGGTGACGGTGTTCCTCCTGCAGTTCGTGGGCATCTGGAACAACTTCCTCCTGCCGTACCTCATGCTCTCCGACACCCGGACCTTCCCCCTCACCGTCGGGCTGAACTCCCTGCTGGAGCGCGGCGCGGGCTCGCCCTCCCTCTACACGCTGGCCATCGTCGGCGCCGCGCTCGCGATCGTTCCCCTCATCGCCCTGGTGCTGTTCCTGCAACGGTTCTGGCGCCTCGACCTCATCGCTGGAGGAGTCAAAGGATGA
- a CDS encoding beta-galactosidase, translating into MTWSHTDNDWPTHGLSFGADYNPEQWDKEVWKEDVRLMKQAGVNLVSLGIFSWGLVEVADGEFDWDWMDEIVGLLADSGIAIDLATPTAAPPGWLLAAHPEIYPVDHDMQPHWPGARLGWCPSSPVFRAYALRIARALAERYGHRDHVVMWHVSNELGGGNGRCYCDTSAAAFRRWLQGEYETLDALNEAWGTAFWGHTYRDFAHIIPPRGNDSKNPSLVLDFDRFSSDELLAHYLAEREVLKSVTPELPVTTNFMVGAEPDVVDYPRWAPHMDIVANDHYTRSSDPLPEQDVAFSGDRMRAMTTQRRPWLLMEHSTSAVNWQPRNRAKAPGELIRNSLSHVGHGSDGVLFFQWRASRAGAEQFHSAMVPHAGEDTQLYRDVCTLGRHLRRLAPVMGSRTSQARVGILFDDEAGWAMTKGVKPNNHLAYGRLVRDWHHAFWRLNESIEVLPPWSDFTGYEVLVVPGLFLTDDDTATRVSAFAEAGGTVVVSFLSGIVDEHDRVRLGGYPGAFRDLLGAWCEEFRPLQEGETFTLDNGWSGAEWTELVRAGDAEVIARYSGGHLSGRPAITSRSLEGGGRAVYVSAGLDSDALLALTRSLVRPTGVANVPSGVEVLVRRNDEETFTFFVNHAGDDAVVTARGREMLTDEPVGGALHIPAGEVRVVRSGAVS; encoded by the coding sequence ATGACCTGGTCCCACACTGACAACGACTGGCCCACCCATGGGCTGAGCTTCGGAGCCGACTACAACCCTGAGCAGTGGGACAAGGAGGTGTGGAAGGAAGATGTCCGCCTGATGAAGCAGGCCGGTGTCAACCTCGTCTCGCTCGGCATCTTCTCCTGGGGCCTCGTCGAGGTGGCGGACGGTGAGTTCGACTGGGATTGGATGGACGAGATAGTCGGCCTCCTGGCGGACAGCGGCATCGCCATCGACCTCGCCACACCGACGGCCGCGCCCCCGGGCTGGCTGCTGGCGGCACACCCCGAGATCTACCCCGTCGACCACGACATGCAGCCGCACTGGCCCGGCGCCCGGCTCGGCTGGTGCCCGAGCAGCCCGGTCTTCCGCGCGTACGCGCTACGCATCGCCCGTGCGCTGGCGGAACGCTACGGCCACCGCGATCACGTCGTGATGTGGCACGTCAGCAACGAGTTGGGAGGCGGCAACGGCCGCTGTTACTGCGACACGTCGGCAGCGGCCTTCCGCAGGTGGCTACAGGGTGAGTACGAGACACTCGACGCTCTCAACGAGGCATGGGGCACCGCCTTCTGGGGCCACACGTACCGCGACTTCGCACACATCATCCCGCCGCGCGGCAATGACTCGAAGAATCCTTCGCTCGTTCTCGACTTCGACCGCTTCTCCTCGGACGAGCTTCTGGCGCACTATCTCGCCGAGCGAGAGGTACTCAAGAGCGTCACGCCCGAACTCCCCGTCACGACGAACTTCATGGTCGGCGCCGAGCCCGACGTCGTGGACTACCCCCGGTGGGCGCCGCACATGGACATCGTCGCGAACGACCACTACACGCGCTCATCCGACCCGCTGCCCGAGCAGGACGTCGCATTCTCCGGTGACCGGATGCGCGCGATGACGACACAGCGCCGTCCGTGGCTGCTCATGGAGCATTCGACCAGCGCCGTGAACTGGCAACCGCGCAACCGTGCCAAGGCGCCGGGCGAGTTGATCCGCAACAGCCTGAGCCACGTGGGCCACGGCTCCGACGGCGTCCTCTTCTTCCAGTGGCGCGCCTCCCGGGCCGGCGCGGAGCAGTTCCACTCGGCGATGGTTCCCCACGCCGGCGAGGACACCCAGCTCTATCGCGACGTGTGCACTCTGGGCCGGCACCTTCGGCGTCTCGCCCCGGTCATGGGCTCACGCACTTCCCAGGCCCGTGTCGGCATCCTGTTCGACGACGAGGCGGGCTGGGCCATGACGAAGGGAGTCAAGCCGAACAATCACCTTGCCTACGGTCGCCTCGTCCGGGACTGGCATCACGCGTTCTGGCGGCTGAACGAGAGCATCGAGGTGCTCCCGCCATGGTCCGACTTCACCGGGTACGAGGTGCTCGTGGTGCCAGGGCTCTTCTTGACCGACGACGATACGGCGACGCGGGTGAGCGCTTTCGCCGAAGCGGGCGGCACGGTCGTGGTGAGCTTCCTCTCGGGGATCGTGGACGAGCACGATCGCGTGCGGCTCGGCGGATACCCGGGCGCGTTCCGTGACCTCCTGGGCGCGTGGTGCGAGGAGTTCCGGCCGTTGCAGGAGGGGGAGACGTTCACCCTCGACAACGGGTGGTCCGGCGCGGAGTGGACCGAACTCGTGCGTGCGGGCGACGCCGAGGTGATCGCTCGGTACTCCGGGGGCCATCTCAGCGGACGTCCGGCGATCACCTCGCGTTCGCTGGAGGGCGGGGGCCGTGCGGTGTACGTCTCGGCCGGACTCGACAGCGACGCGCTGCTGGCATTGACACGTTCGCTGGTGCGCCCCACCGGCGTGGCGAACGTGCCGAGCGGGGTCGAGGTGCTCGTGCGCCGCAACGACGAGGAGACCTTCACCTTCTTCGTCAACCACGCCGGCGATGACGCGGTCGTCACCGCGCGGGGCCGGGAAATGCTCACCGACGAACCCGTCGGCGGAGCACTGCACATACCGGCGGGCGAGGTGCGGGTCGTGCGGTCGGGTGCTGTGAGCTGA
- a CDS encoding MerR family transcriptional regulator: MRIGQLARRSGVSVRALRYYEEQRLLESARTSGGQRDYPDEALERVQLIQDLFAAGLSSRTVVELLPCVSTGVATPAMLDQLIVERDRIAARIQDLTRARTKLGRVIENVTAANVAQD, from the coding sequence ATGCGCATAGGACAGCTCGCCAGGCGGTCAGGGGTCAGCGTGCGGGCCCTGCGCTACTACGAGGAACAGCGGCTCCTGGAATCGGCGCGGACGTCCGGTGGGCAGCGTGACTATCCCGACGAAGCCCTGGAGCGGGTCCAGCTCATCCAGGACCTCTTCGCGGCCGGTCTCTCCAGCCGTACCGTCGTCGAACTCCTGCCGTGCGTGAGCACCGGCGTCGCGACCCCCGCCATGCTCGACCAGCTCATCGTCGAACGCGACCGCATCGCCGCACGCATCCAGGACCTGACCCGGGCCAGGACCAAACTCGGCCGCGTGATCGAGAATGTGACCGCGGCGAACGTGGCGCAGGACTGA
- a CDS encoding NADP-dependent oxidoreductase, which produces MRAARFHEYDGAESLVIEQAPDPHPGPGEVRVRVAAASVNPIDWKLRAGALHQLIPLELPAIPGRDGAGVVDEIGDGVQGVSVGDRVFGLGGVTGATAELFILSAWAHTPATWNDEQAAAAGLASVTAMGGLNALGSLAGRTLLVEGAAGGVGSAAVEIAVAQGAAVIGTASERNHEFLTALGAVPTTYGPGLAQRLTTLAPRGVDIVLDTAASGSLDDLVAITGDPKRVATVADHAGGQRLGTHVVNAENDSALLSAAAELGGQGRYTPRIEQVYPLERIADAHAHAERGRTRGKIVIRI; this is translated from the coding sequence ATGCGCGCAGCCCGGTTCCACGAATACGACGGAGCGGAGAGCCTGGTGATCGAGCAGGCCCCCGACCCCCACCCCGGACCCGGTGAGGTCCGTGTCCGCGTCGCGGCGGCCAGCGTCAATCCCATCGACTGGAAACTGCGCGCCGGCGCCCTGCACCAGCTGATTCCCCTGGAGCTGCCCGCCATTCCCGGGCGAGACGGCGCCGGTGTGGTCGACGAGATCGGCGACGGGGTGCAGGGGGTGAGCGTCGGCGACCGGGTCTTCGGACTGGGCGGTGTCACCGGGGCGACCGCGGAGCTGTTCATCCTCTCGGCCTGGGCGCACACCCCCGCCACGTGGAACGACGAGCAGGCCGCTGCCGCCGGTCTCGCGTCCGTGACCGCGATGGGTGGACTGAACGCGCTCGGCTCCCTCGCGGGGCGCACCCTCCTCGTCGAGGGCGCCGCCGGAGGCGTGGGCAGCGCGGCGGTCGAGATCGCGGTAGCGCAGGGTGCCGCGGTGATCGGGACAGCCAGTGAGCGCAACCACGAGTTCCTCACCGCACTCGGCGCCGTTCCCACCACCTACGGCCCCGGCCTCGCACAGCGCCTCACCACCCTCGCCCCGCGCGGAGTCGACATCGTGCTCGACACCGCGGCCTCCGGATCGCTGGACGACCTCGTCGCGATCACAGGTGACCCGAAGCGCGTCGCGACGGTCGCCGACCACGCGGGCGGGCAGCGCCTGGGCACGCATGTGGTCAACGCGGAGAACGATTCCGCTCTCCTGTCCGCGGCGGCGGAACTGGGCGGGCAAGGCCGCTACACACCCCGCATCGAACAGGTCTACCCCCTGGAGCGGATCGCCGACGCCCACGCGCACGCCGAGCGCGGACGCACCCGGGGAAAGATCGTGATCCGCATCTGA
- a CDS encoding eCIS core domain-containing protein: MHAHEKNAGRVGRVASGSSRAGETVGLNAHWLRHLQRVAAGGGGASAGPARDEEVDHARVQRAAVDDALRSSSHPLEPGLQQEMEARYDGADFSAVQVHDGTVARKAAAVIDAKAFATGGHIVDGGAMSKKDWAHELAHTLDPEPALGTDNGAGLAISHPRDRGERFAETASDRAMSGPAPVQRVSTGTRPVTGDRHQHGPGCDSHGRPMSGPASVQRTPGGGTATDERPGEQETGESARGESLQLRDHQNTELFSGDDDRLAGYVRHLAAADRSDIYRLLLNRLSSRGFDAQVGNIERVWSAADKQPSERRVRVPRDLHFIWLGGRPSDAVVANLNAWMENAEDSDWTLTLWTDAGSSTLKDLAKTFGRHLTIRSDSDKLVKEKAGPENYRIYKDAKGKKAHNLASDILRYTVMKEYGGVYMDVDVAPGAVQLKSAPEVLMHSEDVPLLAPRLRDKKSVDSALGREGTNQDPTQEELGDAATARYDKGVLGNNFILAPGSEFMAELLRKLPKHFAELKEKYGPKVVDGDLPGLAPDISGPAFVEKVLKQYTGRHHGVMEQDHSTPKAPDLAIAKDEFQHLFPPEALEFWKALGWVTPESENQLDGAPGLGRTQSLLRAMRLK, from the coding sequence GTGCATGCGCACGAGAAGAACGCCGGGCGAGTCGGCCGAGTGGCGTCAGGATCGTCCCGTGCGGGCGAGACCGTCGGACTGAACGCCCACTGGCTGAGGCATCTTCAGCGTGTCGCTGCCGGGGGAGGCGGAGCCTCGGCCGGGCCCGCGCGGGACGAGGAAGTCGACCACGCGCGAGTACAGCGAGCGGCCGTGGACGATGCCCTGCGGTCGTCGTCGCACCCGCTGGAGCCGGGCCTCCAGCAGGAGATGGAAGCGCGCTACGACGGCGCGGACTTCAGTGCCGTGCAGGTCCATGACGGGACCGTCGCCCGCAAGGCGGCCGCCGTGATCGACGCCAAGGCGTTCGCCACCGGCGGGCACATCGTCGACGGCGGCGCGATGAGCAAGAAGGACTGGGCGCACGAGCTGGCCCACACCCTGGACCCGGAACCGGCTCTGGGCACGGACAACGGTGCCGGACTGGCCATCTCCCACCCCCGTGACCGGGGCGAGCGCTTCGCGGAGACCGCGTCCGACCGCGCCATGTCCGGGCCCGCCCCCGTCCAGCGCGTCTCCACCGGGACGCGGCCGGTGACCGGCGACCGGCATCAGCACGGCCCGGGGTGCGACAGCCACGGGCGGCCCATGAGCGGGCCGGCGTCTGTGCAGCGGACCCCCGGAGGAGGGACGGCGACAGACGAGCGCCCCGGGGAACAGGAGACCGGCGAGTCGGCACGCGGCGAGAGTCTCCAACTGCGCGACCATCAGAACACCGAACTCTTCTCGGGCGACGACGACCGGCTCGCCGGCTATGTGCGCCACCTCGCGGCCGCGGACCGGTCGGACATCTACCGCCTGCTGCTCAACCGCCTGAGCAGCAGGGGGTTCGACGCCCAGGTCGGCAACATCGAGCGGGTGTGGAGCGCGGCGGACAAGCAGCCGTCGGAGCGTCGCGTCCGAGTGCCGCGAGACCTGCACTTCATCTGGCTGGGCGGCAGGCCCAGCGACGCCGTCGTGGCCAACCTGAACGCGTGGATGGAGAACGCCGAGGACAGCGACTGGACGCTGACTCTGTGGACCGACGCGGGCAGTTCGACGCTCAAGGACCTCGCGAAGACTTTCGGCAGACATCTCACGATCCGCTCCGACAGCGACAAGCTGGTCAAGGAGAAGGCGGGCCCGGAGAACTACCGGATCTACAAGGACGCCAAGGGCAAGAAGGCCCACAACCTGGCCTCCGACATCCTGCGCTACACCGTGATGAAGGAGTACGGCGGTGTGTACATGGACGTCGACGTGGCGCCGGGCGCCGTACAGCTCAAATCGGCGCCCGAGGTGCTGATGCACAGCGAGGACGTTCCCCTGCTCGCCCCGCGACTGCGTGACAAGAAGAGCGTGGACTCGGCGCTGGGCCGGGAGGGGACGAATCAGGACCCGACCCAGGAGGAGCTGGGCGACGCGGCCACCGCCCGCTACGACAAGGGAGTCCTGGGCAACAACTTCATCCTGGCGCCCGGGTCGGAGTTCATGGCCGAACTCCTCAGGAAACTCCCGAAGCATTTCGCCGAGCTGAAGGAGAAGTACGGCCCCAAGGTGGTCGACGGGGATCTCCCGGGCCTGGCCCCCGACATCTCCGGACCTGCTTTCGTGGAAAAGGTCCTCAAGCAGTACACCGGCCGGCATCACGGCGTCATGGAACAGGACCACAGCACCCCCAAGGCACCCGACCTGGCCATCGCGAAGGACGAGTTCCAGCACCTGTTCCCCCCGGAGGCCCTGGAGTTCTGGAAGGCGCTGGGCTGGGTGACCCCCGAGAGCGAGAACCAGCTCGACGGCGCGCCCGGTCTGGGCAGGACGCAGTCGCTGCTGCGAGCCATGCGACTCAAGTAG